One window of the Ananas comosus cultivar F153 linkage group 21, ASM154086v1, whole genome shotgun sequence genome contains the following:
- the LOC109726628 gene encoding uncharacterized protein LOC109726628 has product MAPPLKLLTFLLLFLFIFPKGNTGQPCDLSSIEITTTNTGSKVGYDPVFEVEVKNSCRCGTKSVFLRSEGFASSMPVDRKLFRREGIGYLLNNGDRIASSASVKFHYSWDRAFKMSPASLQVEHCS; this is encoded by the exons ATGGCACCTCCTCTCAAGCTACTCACTTTCTtgctcctcttcctcttcatctttcCAAAAG GGAACACTGGTCAACCTTGTGATCTCTCAAGCATAGAGATCACAACAACCAACACGGGGTCGAAGGTCGGATACGATCCCGTGTTCGAGGTCGAGGTGAAGAACTCGTGCCGCTGTGGGACGAAGAGCGTGTTCCTCCGGTCGGAAGGGTTCGCGAGCTCCATGCCCGTCGATCGGAAATTGTTTCGTCGCGAGGGGATCGGATACCTCCTCAACAACGGCGATCGGATCGCAAGCTCGGCCTCGGTTAAGTTCCACTACTCATGGGATAGGGCATTTAAGATGTCCCCTGCGAGCTTACAAGTTGAACATTGCTCATga